The Proteiniborus ethanoligenes sequence GGGAGGGATATTATGGGGCAAGGAGAAATAATACTTATTGCACAGCAAGCTCTTAAAACTATTTTAATGGTATCAGCACCAATGCTTGGTTTTGGACTACTGGTTGGATTACTAGTTAGTATTTTTCAGGCCACAACACAAATACAAGAGGCAACCCTAGCTTTTGTTCCTAAAATAATCGCAGTTTTTATATCACTCTTGATATTTGGCCCTTGGATATTGAATGTTTTAACTGAATTTGCACAAAATTTATTTTTAAATATAAACTCATTTATTAATTAAACAGGAGTAAAAATATGGAAGCTTTACTTGCTAATGTAATAGAAAAACATCAAATATTTTTACTTATCTTAGTAAGAATGACAGGGTTATTTTTATTAACTCCTATATTTAGTAGAGAAAACATACCCAATTTATTCAAAATAGGTTTTTCGGTTTTTTGTGCAATAATACTAGTAAATATTATTGATGCAGGTTTTTCTTATTTATCCCCTTTTGAGCTAATGCTTTATACAATAAAAGAGCTACTTATAGGGTTAATGCTAGGATTTATTTCTCATCTATTTTTAACCTCTTTTTATCTAGCAGGGCAAATTATTGATATGCAGATAGGCTTTGGTATGGTCAACGTATTAGATCCTCAACACAATATACAGGTTCCAGTTATGGGTAATTTTTATTACATAATTGCAATATTAGTGTTTTTAACAATTGATGGACATCATTTATTGATAGAAGCATTAGTGAATTCCTATGATTATGTTCCAGTTGGGCAATTCAAGTTTGTAGGAGGATTTATTGATCAACTAGTTAGAGTAGTTAGCCAAACGTTTATTATTGGATTAAAGATTAGTGGACCAATATTAGCTGCTATTTTTCTTTCTGACGTTTTACTAGGGATATTAGCGAAGACAATGCCTCAGATGAATGTGTTTGTTGTAGGTATGCCCCTAAAGATACTAATTGGTATAGTAACAATAACAATTACTTTACCTTTGTTCATTGCTACTCTTCAACATATATTTAATAATATGTATGAGGAGATTTTTAACTTTTTAAAGGTCATTCAAAAAGGATGATAAATATGGATTTTGATTTTAGAATAAATCTCCAGTTGTTTTCAGATGAAAAGACGGAAAAAGCTACTCCTAAACGAAGAAGAGAAGCGAGAGAAAGGGGACAAGTTTTACAAAGCAAAGAAATTAGCTCTTCAATAATAATTATAGCCTCATTTTTAACTTTAAAGACACTAGGAGGATTCATGTTAAAAAGTTTGCTATCCTTTTCTAATAGCTTTTATAGTGAATATTTCCATAATCCAGATATTTTTAATGTTAAAGACATTAGTATATTAATGACTAGAATAATTAGTATTTTAGTAGTTGTAGTAGGTCCATTAACTGCAATATTATTGATAATCGGTGTAGCAACCAACTATTTACAAGTAGGTTTTTTGTTCACAACAAAGACCCTAGAAATAAAGCTTAGTAGATTAAATCCAATAGAAGGCTTTAAAAGAATAATCTCTAAACGTGCTCTTGTTGAGCTATTTAAATCTATTTTTAAAATAGTTGTAATTGGTTATATAATCTATTTATATGCAATAAAGGAAATATATAATATTTTTAAGCTAATAGACCTTAATGTAGAAAGCATAGTAGCCTACATTGGCAATATGGTTGTAAATGTAGGACTCAGATCAGGGATTGCCCTATTTATATTAGCTTTGTTTGATTACGGATATCAATGGTGGCGGATTGACCCCTTAATATTGGACAAAAACTCACGAATACTTTCTTTTTCTTAGTTCCTTATATTTTAATGCTTTTTCGC is a genomic window containing:
- the fliR gene encoding flagellar biosynthetic protein FliR, encoding MEALLANVIEKHQIFLLILVRMTGLFLLTPIFSRENIPNLFKIGFSVFCAIILVNIIDAGFSYLSPFELMLYTIKELLIGLMLGFISHLFLTSFYLAGQIIDMQIGFGMVNVLDPQHNIQVPVMGNFYYIIAILVFLTIDGHHLLIEALVNSYDYVPVGQFKFVGGFIDQLVRVVSQTFIIGLKISGPILAAIFLSDVLLGILAKTMPQMNVFVVGMPLKILIGIVTITITLPLFIATLQHIFNNMYEEIFNFLKVIQKG
- the fliQ gene encoding flagellar biosynthesis protein FliQ; translated protein: MGQGEIILIAQQALKTILMVSAPMLGFGLLVGLLVSIFQATTQIQEATLAFVPKIIAVFISLLIFGPWILNVLTEFAQNLFLNINSFIN
- a CDS encoding EscU/YscU/HrcU family type III secretion system export apparatus switch protein → MDFDFRINLQLFSDEKTEKATPKRRREARERGQVLQSKEISSSIIIIASFLTLKTLGGFMLKSLLSFSNSFYSEYFHNPDIFNVKDISILMTRIISILVVVVGPLTAILLIIGVATNYLQVGFLFTTKTLEIKLSRLNPIEGFKRIISKRALVELFKSIFKIVVIGYIIYLYAIKEIYNIFKLIDLNVESIVAYIGNMVVNVGLRSGIALFILALFDYGYQWWRIDPLILDKNSRILSFS